The Acipenser ruthenus chromosome 38, fAciRut3.2 maternal haplotype, whole genome shotgun sequence genomic sequence acagcagcacagccctTAGACAGCAATACAGCCCTGAGACAGCAATACAGCCCTGAGACAGCAATACAGCCCTgagacagcagcacagcccttagacagcagcacagccctgagacagcagcacagccctgagacagcagcacagccctGAGACAGCAATACAGCCCTgagacagcagcacagccctaagacagcagcacagccctgagacagcagcacagccctAAGACAGCAATACAGCCCTgagacagcagcacagccctaagacagcagcacagccctgagacagcagcacagccctAAGACAGCAATACAGCCCTgagacagcagcacagccctgagacagcagcacagccctgagacagcagcacagcccttagacagcagcacagcactgagacagcagcacagcccttagacagcagcacagccctgagacagcagcacagccctgagacagcagcacagccctGAGATAGCAGCACAGCCCTGAGACAGTAGCACAgcttcacacactgagacagcagcacagccctGAGACAGCTTCACATCACTgagacagcagcacagccctGAGACAGCTTCACAACACTGAGACAGCTTCACAACACTGAGACAGCTTCACAACACTGAGACAGCATCGGGACAGTTGTCCTGGATTCCTCAGAGTAATTGAAATCTCTTTTGTCTCCACAGAAGCATTTCAGTAAGAAGAGATCGTACAGAAACTGTCGCTCCACCTCTCAGTCTCCCAGTAGCAGCCAGGTACTGGTGGGGTGTCGAGAGGATACTGGGGGCAGAGACTGCGCAGCGAGGGTGCACACTCAGGAGGGCCTGGCTGtgaggagagagtgggaggggggcaGGCAAGGGGGCCCCGAGGGGCAGGAGGGGGAGGACGGGCCGTGTCTCAGACCCAACAGCAACAGCAAGACCAAGGAGGAGCTGTACTACTCTACAGAACGAGAGGACCATTATTACtatagcaacagcaacaacaccaCCGGCAAAGACGAGGAGTATGAGGTACAGGCCAAGCTGTGTGTGTGACCAGCCCTGTGTGTATCTGCAGTGTGATCAGCCCCTGTGTGTATCTGCAGTGTGATCAGCCCCTGTGTGTATCTGCAGTGTGATCAGCCCTGTGTGTATCTGCAGTGTGATGAGCCCCTGTGTGTATCTGCAGTGTGATCAGCCCCTGTGTGTATCTGCAGTGTGATGAGCCCCTGTGTGTATCTGCAGTGTGATGAGCCCCTGTGTGTATCTGCAGTGTGATCAGCCCCTGCGTGTATCTGCAGTGTGATCAGCCCCTGTGTGTATCTGCAGTGTGATCAGCCCCTGTGTGTATCTGCAGTGTGATCAGCCCCTGTGTGTATCTGCAGTGTGATGAACCCCTGTGTGTATCTGCAGTGTGATCAGCCCCTGTGTGTATCTTCAGCCTGCATTAGCTTGTgtgcttgtggcggagtgtcccgcccctatttattattatttgtatttttgtttgcggcgcgggtaaaagcgccgcgtcttttattattatttaaaaaccccgtgaggatgcatggctgatcagctactgattacttaaatagctgacagtcatgcatccttaccaaacgcgtgcagactctggccgggggataataagataattaccaactagttaatccctcggccagagtatataaacctgcagctctctgcacttgatgttggggtgttggagtagagagtacggggagcggagagaaggtataacatttaaaaaaacaattgctaatacgtgctggattatccagcacggcacttacttgtttgtttatttattcgtttggccctcgtgcccttttgtttgtattttgtttaaatcttttgtttgtttgttattaaatacgctgagtgcttttgcactcagtttcacccgcccatccactgtttggagtcagttacttcctggtccgtgacgtcatccaccacaccactgcgagccagactgtcacatatggtgtcctgcgtgggacaaaacaaacgcctccaatagccggaccaggaaagaaaagctcgttttttttgttcgtttttttttcaaagtgtttttgtgtgtttttggggaaaaaaaaaaaaaaaaaaaaaatatgggaagaagcggacggaggaagcagcagctacagcagcgtggggccggtcgcaggtcccactgtagctcaaccatgctggacgtctgccccacctgcttgaaaggtgaggagtggtgcttcgctgttggggaagtgggtcacatagcacctgaccaaccccctccatggcaggagaaagaggagccagagcgtccagtgagggaggacctgcatcctccaaagaggacgaatgcactctcctctgagggagtctgggactggctggtggagccggggagggattatgaggaagccctccctgcagtgatcaacctcctgtgggcaagagatggggagcgctgggaggcctgggaacagcaacaccacccagcttccctcccagacatcgcagccatggtgttcaactacctggctgcggatatgggagagaccctgctgctgccatctccagcacaaaagggagaggagccatcgctaccgtctccaccagcagagggagaggagccatcgctgccgtctccagcgccagagggagaggagccatcgctgccgtctccagcgccagagggagaggagccatcgctaccgtctccagcgccagagggagaggagccatcgctgccgtctccagcgccagagggagaggagccatcgctgccgtctccagcgccagagggagaggagccatcgctgccgtctccagcgccagagggagaggagccatcgctgccgtctccagcatcagagggagaggagccatcgctaccgtctccagcatcagagggagaggagccatcgctaccgtctccagcatcagagggagaggagccatcgctaccgtctccaccagcagagggagaatgcctgctggtttcgcctccacagcctggggaggagcccgaacgtcctacgcccgagtgggaggagcccgaacgtcctacgcccgagtgggaggagcccgaacgtcctacgcccgagtgggaggagcccgaacgtcctacacccgagtgggaggagcccgaacgtcctacgcccgagtgggaggagcccgaacgtcctacgcccaagaggggggagtcggtgcgtccacagcccaagagggaggagtcggtgcgtccacagcccaagagggaggagtcggcgcgtccacagcccaaagaggggggagtcggtgcgtccatagcccaagaggtggaagtctgcgcttccacagccttaggacccaagctgcagtcccaagagccagaaggggaggagttacaggctcaaccccctgaatttttctgggggggagaagggcaggatgctggtgttccccagcagcctctatttatgctgctgaagggagcacggcacacaccagcccagccgccacagcagagggagccagcaccgccacagcctccctctgagtggccagcatccgccccatcgcctctgcctccaccaccaccaggagcagagcagcaggagctgcctctgtctccaccaccaccaggagcagagcagcaggagctgcttctgtctccaccatcaccaggagcagagcagcaagagctgcctctgcctccgccacctccaccagcagagggtgaatgcctgctggttccacatccaccgtcgtgggaggactgcttgcccctcccacctccaccagcagagggtgaatgcctgctggttccgcctccaccgtcgtgggaggactgcttgcccctcccacctccaccagcagagggtgaatgcctgctggttctgcctcaaccgtcgtgggaggactgcttgcccctcccacctccaccagcagagggtgaatacctgctggttccgcctcagccgccgtgggaggactgcttgccactcccagctccaccagcagagggtaaatacctgctggttccgtctcagccactgtgggaggactgctttcccctcccaccatcgccattgcctggggatggctgttctgcatcgcctggggctgccttttgttctccacaggacacagggtacgagggagaagtggagctcccgctgccgcctccatggccaggggctcccctcccgagttcgccttccgggggtccgctgctgctgccgtcgccttccgagggtccgctgctgctgccgtcgccttccgagggtccgctgctgctgccgtcgccttccgagggtccgctgctgctgccgtcgccttccgagggtccgctgctgctgccgtcgccttccgagggtccgctgctgctgccgccgtcgcctggggtcgccagggatcctgcttcgcctggggtcgtcgagggtccggctttgcctggggtcgccagggatcctgcttcgcctggggtcgctacacgatggccggagctccatgaaagggagctgccagaaatgaagaaagggggggaggtcaggagaccagctcccccagccgcactttcgcggctggagatcatgtggtcggagccccacggaggggaactgccggccatgaagaaggggggagaggtcaggagaccagctcccccagccgcactttcgcggcaggatagagtgtggcgggagcgccggaagagggagctgccggccacgaagaatgggggggtgccagagattccaccatggccaccccccagaagtaacttgcttccccctcttccgggactttaagactgaggggggaggtggccgttggggccatgtgtgctgcgcacaagggggggcatgtgtggcggagtgtcccgcccctatttattattatttgtatttttgtttgcggcgcgggtaaaagcgccgcgtcttttattattatttaaaaaccccgtgaggatgcatggctgatcagctactgattacttaaatagctgacagtcatacatccttaccaaacgcgtgcagactctggccgggggataataagataattaccaactagttaatccctcggccagagtatataaacctgcagctctctgcacttgatgttggggtgttggagtagagagtacggggagcggagagaaggtataacatttaaaaaaacaattgctaatacgtgctggattatccagcacggcacttacttgtttgtttatttattcgtttggccctcgtgcccttttgtttgtattttgtttaaatcttttgtttgtttgttattaaatacgctgagtgcttttgcactcagtttcacccgcccatccactgtttggagtcagttacttcctggtccgtgacgtcatccaccacaccactgcgagccagactgtcacagtgcTTCATGGGGCTGGGGAAAGAGTCCTGCTACCCGTGGCACGGTCCTGCTACCCGTGGCACGGTCCTGCTACCCGTGGCACAGTCCTGCTACCCGTGGCACAGTCCTGCTACCCGTGGCACGGTCCTGCTACCCTTGGCACGGTCCTGCTACCCGTGGCACGGTCCTGCTACCCGTGGCACAGTCCTGCTACCCGTGGCACAGTCCTGCTACCCGTGGCACGGTCCTGCTACATATATGGTGGTTGTATATCCCAGTGGAATGTAGGCTTGAAtttccttgttttctgtttcaggtgGATGAGGACATGGAGGGGGCAGAGACTGAGGACGATGATGTCATCAAGGTGCATGTCcaatcagaggaggaggaggaggaggaggaggagggaggggtgcTGAATGCAGAAAGGAGGAGAGATGGCGAAGGAGAGATTTGCAGTGGCTCTATTGATGAGAACGGGAGGATGGTGATGATTGAGGTcgacagggagagggggagagagaggaagagggggccGCTGGAGAGGGAGGCAGCAGCCAGCTATTCATACAAGCTTGTACACAAACAGGACAGCCAACCAAGCCCCGAGCACAGACAACAAGCCCTTTCAAATTCCTCAAACTGGTTTTCCACAGCCGCAGGGGCAGCAAGTGTGCACGACTCGAGCGGGGGGGCTTTCTCGAGCATGGGGGAGCTCCGACTGGGGCGACTGGGAACGCTGGGAGCTGGCAGCGGACTGGTTCATGTGAAGGAGGAGAGTTGGGAGGAGGGTGAGAGAGAAGGGAAAGTGCAGACCAACGGGAGTGGACAGGGAATGAACTTCATTGATTCCATCAGTGGAAGTGTTACCTGTAAGAGTAATGATGAGGTGAGCCAGGCTGGTTTCACTGTGTACTCCGAGGGAGCGGGTGGGAGGAGCAGTGACTGTTTCCTGCTCTCTGCCCTGCACAGCAAGGAGCCCGGCCCGGTCTCTCTGCTGGCTGCTGGGTCGGTCGTGGTGGATTCTGCCTCTTTCCCCGACGGCACCAGAGTCATCGCAGACCCCACGGGTTACCCTGCCAACGCTGTCACCCAGCAACCCATGGATATCCACGGCAACGAGATCGTCACTCACGCCTCTCTGGGCCAGGCAGTGCACGCCCCGGTCAAGATCCTGTCCGTGGAGCCCGACGGCAAGCGATTCGGCTGCCTGTGTGGAAAGCGCTTCGCGGTGAAGCCCAAGAGAGACCGGCACATCATGCTGACCCTGAGCGTGCGTCCCTTCGACTGCTCCGTCTGCGAGAAGAAGTTCAAACTGAAGCACCACCTGAACGAGCACATGAAGACACACACGGGCTTCCTGTACAAGTGTGAGCGCTGCGGCCGCAAGTTCAGAATGAGGAGCTGCTACCTGAAGCACCTGCAGCAGGAGGaggagcagctgcagcagcaaagtGCCAGTGCAAGCAGCGTGCTGTGAGGGACTGAGAGCGAGGGTGAGGGAGTGAGATCGAGGGTGAGGGAGTGAGATCGAGGGTGAGGGAGCGAGGGTGAGGGAGTGAGAGCGAGGGTGAGGGAGTGAGGGCGAGGGAGTGAGAGCGAGGGTGAGGgagtgagagcgagagcgaggGAGTGAGAGCGAGGGCAAGGGAGTGAGAGCGAGGGAGTGAGAGCGAGGGCAAGGGAGTGAGAGCGAGGGTGAGGGAGTGAGAGCGAGGGTGAGGGAGCGAGGGTGAGTGAAAGCGAGGGAGTGAGAGCGAGGGTGAGGGAGCGAGGGTGAGTGAAAGTGAGGGAGTGAGAGCGAGGGTGAGGGATTGAGAGTGAGAGCGAGGGAGTGAGAGTTAGGGTGGGGGAGTGAGCGAGGGAGTGAGAGTGAGGGTGGAGGAGTCAGGGTGAGTGTGAGGGTGGGTatgaatgtgtgtcagtgtgtgtgtgtgtgtgtcagagtgtgtgtgtgcgtgtgtgtcattgtgtgtgtgtgtcagtgtgtgtgtgtcagtgtgtgtgtgtgtgtgtcagtgtgtgtgtgtgtgtgtgtgtgtgtgtgtgtgtgctcatgcgcgtgcgtgtgtgtcagagTGTAGACTCATGAACTAAAGCACACACATGctgacacacacgctgacacacacacacacacgcacacacttggTTTATCGAAGGACAGCCCTCTCGTTTGATGGAAACCCTGAAGCAGCCCTTCATCGTGATCACAGCAATGTGTGGCTCACACTGTACAGGACTCACTGCTGCTTAACCAGCAACATTCATACTGTGGGCACTTCAGTACAATGTTAGTCAATCTACAAAAGGATGTCATTGAGTTCCCTGGAGTTCTGTAAATAGTAACGTGAACTTTATTAAGCAGCCTTGCTGGAGATGGAAGGACATGTTTAGAATCCCCTTCACTTCAGTGTCTGCATGTGGAGTGTTTGTGAGAGGGCAGGGGGCTCCTCTGCACTGGAGATGGTTCCTAGGCTGGCAGTGACAGCTCCCCTGCGAGAGCAGCACGCTGCCACACTGCCTTTAGAAGAGACTGAAGCCTTCACCGTTAACACTTCATCTCTCTAATGCTTTCATTTTGTAAAATATGAGCTCAAatgggttttttgtgttttgctaAAATGCCTTATACAAAAATAAGCACTTAATGTTATTCTGCAAaggttacttttgtcagtttttatcctgtgtgtgtgtgtgtgtgtaatacaggtccgatccatcctcatgggtatacatgcccctgtgaatctcaccctgcccctgtgatctGATCCAGCTTCAcgggtatacatgcccctgtgaatctcaccctgcccctgtgatcccatccatcctcatgggtatacatgcccctgtgaatcccaccctgcccctgtgatcagatccatcctcatgggtatacatgcccctgtgaatcccaccctgcccctgtgatcccatccatcctcatgggtatacatgcccctgtgaatctcaccctgcccctgtgatcccatccatcctcatgggtatacatgcccctgtgaatcccaccctgcccctgtgatcccatccatcctcatgggtatacatgcccctgtgaatctcaccctgcccctgtgatcccatccatcctcatgggtatacatgcccctgtgaatcccaccctgcccctgtgatcccatccatcctcatgggtatacatgcccctgtgaatctcaccctgcccctgtgatcccatccatcctcatgggtatacatgcccctgtgaatctcaccctgcccctgtgatcccatccatcctcatgggtatacatgcccctgtgaatcccaccctgcccctgtgatcccatccatcctcatgggtatacatgcccctgtgaatctcaccctgcccctgtgatcccatccatcctcatgggtatacatgcccctgtgaatctcaccctgcccctgtgatcccatccatcctcatgggtatacatgcccctgtgaatctcaccctgcccctgtgatcccatccatcctcatgggtatacatgcccctgtgaatctcaccctgcccctgtgatcccatccatcctcatgggtatacatgcccctgtgaatcccaccctgcccctgtgatcccatccatcctcatgggtatacatgcccctgtgaatctcaccctgcccctgtgatcccatccatcctcatgggtatacatgcccctgtgaatctcaccctgcccctgtgatccgatccatcctcatgggtatacatgcccctgtgaatctcaccctgcccctgtgat encodes the following:
- the LOC131707021 gene encoding hypermethylated in cancer 2 protein-like is translated as MDPDNSSCSSGVTGPSPSRRLVDLQFPNYSAVLLEHLNQHREEGKFCDLAVHVRGQVFRAHKAVLAASSSYFHDKLMLRDSDVIVLPSVIEPRAFAGLLGLIYTGRLRVTVQDMPSYLLVASGLQLWHVVDRCKEILKREEEQKHFSKKRSYRNCRSTSQSPSSSQVLVGCREDTGGRDCAARVHTQEGLAVRREWEGGRQGGPEGQEGEDGPCLRPNSNSKTKEELYYSTEREDHYYYSNSNNTTGKDEEYEVDEDMEGAETEDDDVIKVHVQSEEEEEEEEEGGVLNAERRRDGEGEICSGSIDENGRMVMIEVDRERGRERKRGPLEREAAASYSYKLVHKQDSQPSPEHRQQALSNSSNWFSTAAGAASVHDSSGGAFSSMGELRLGRLGTLGAGSGLVHVKEESWEEGEREGKVQTNGSGQGMNFIDSISGSVTCKSNDEVSQAGFTVYSEGAGGRSSDCFLLSALHSKEPGPVSLLAAGSVVVDSASFPDGTRVIADPTGYPANAVTQQPMDIHGNEIVTHASLGQAVHAPVKILSVEPDGKRFGCLCGKRFAVKPKRDRHIMLTLSVRPFDCSVCEKKFKLKHHLNEHMKTHTGFLYKCERCGRKFRMRSCYLKHLQQEEEQLQQQSASASSVL